The genomic region TGCCCGTGGCCCTGACCGAAATATCCTTGCCTTCGATCGAGATCGTGCCATCCTTCTTCATTGCAATGGCTGCCGAGCCGCACTTGATGACGATCGAGTCGCCGGCTTCGATCAGCAGATCTTTTCCGATCTTGATCACGCCGTCCTCACCCACCTCGACCGCGCTGCCCTTGGCGATCTTCACCGCCCGGGCCCCTCCGATCTCGGTTGCATCGTCCTCGCCGATCTTTGCGCTACGGCCCTTGCCGATCTCGCTCGTCTGTCCGCCGCCAATCTCGATGCTCTGGTCAGCGCCGATCTCCCAGCTGTCGGATGTACCGATGTCATGGCTCTGGCTGATACCGACGCTGACCGATCGCGACGCGCCGATGGAGTTCATCTGTGCCGCCCCGACCGATCGGGCTTCAGAGGCCCCAACCGTATCGATCCGGCCCGCACCCACGGTGACCGTCTGGACGATGCCAACAGTCTGGGTGTGGTTGGAACCAATGGTCTCGGTGGAATTCGCGCCGATTTCGATCGTCTCGTCCGCGCCGACGGTGAGAGAGCGGTTGATACCCACCGTCTCGGTATCGTTGGAGCCGATGTTGACGGTGCGGTCGACGCCCACTTTGGTCGTCTTGTTGTTGCCGACGTCCTCGTCGAGGTTCACCCCGACAGAGTGCTTGGCATTGTTGTCGATGCGGTCCGCTTGGTCGTGCTGGACCAGCTTGCTGCGGTCGTTCTTGATCAGCAGGTTGTGGTCCTTCTGCGCCTGGAAATAGACCTCTTCCGATCCCGCCTTGTCCTCGAAACGCAGTTCGTTCCAACCTCCGCCGCCAGGCGAGGAATTCGTCTTCAACCCGGACTGGGTGGCATTTCCCGGCAGCTCATAGGGAGGCATCTCCTTGCCGTTATAGACCCTGCCGGTGATGATCGGTCGGTCGGGATCTCCCTCGAGGAAATCGACGATAACCTCCTGGCCGATGCGGGGGATCTGGATGAAGCCCCAGCCCCCACCCGCCCAGGTTTGCGAGACCCGCACGAAGCAGGAACTGTTCTGGTCCTTCTTGCCGAGGCGGTCCCAGTGAAACTGCACCTTCACTCGCGCATATTTGTCCGTGAAGATTTCCTCGCCCGAAGGGCCGACCACCGTCGCGGTTTGCGGACCCCGCATGATCGGCCGACGCGTGGTGCGCGGCGGCCGGTAAGTAGCGGAAGTCGGCGCGATCTGGAGCGTCGCGCGAAAGCTTTCTTCCTCTGCATAAACGGCGGGGCGGTAGCCTGGGTCAAACAGGCGGTAGTCGGCGCGCAGGACGACATGCTCCGTGTTCTGATCCTTGCGCGGGAAATTTTCCAGTTTGAAGTTGCAGCCCGAAGCGAGCCCCCGCACGGTGCCGGCGGCGGCGATGCGCTGATGGGCTGCCTGAATTTCCTCGCGCCGCACCACGGCGACGGTATCACCGCGTCCCACTGTTAGATGGGCGCCGGGATGGCGATAATACTCTCCCTGCGATTGCGCGTGAGCAAACGGCTGCGCCGACTGCGCCATCAGGTCGGCGCCGGGCTTGGTGAAATCGTAATCCGTGTGGGCATAGGTGCCCGGCTGGACGGAACTGGTTAACACCCACTCCGTGATATATTCCTGGTCTCGGCGCAGTGGTTCTCCTTCGGCGCGGAACTTGACCGTCGCATAACCCGGCGCAGGCTTCAGCTTGTTCATGGCGTCGGCAAGTATGAGGGTGTGTTCTCCCTCGCCATATTCGAAGAAGTACATGATGCCTTCATGCTCGAGCAGCCGCTGCACGAAGTCCAGGTCGGTTTCGTCATACTGCACGCAGTATTCCCGTGCCTCGTAGGAACCCTGCAGCCGCTTCTCGAACTTGGCGGGCTTATATTTCGAGAATATCTGCTCGACGATCTCCACCACATTCATGTTCTGGAAGATGCGACAGTCGGTGGTGTTACCCAGCAGCCAAAGCCAAGGCCGCAGCTCCGCCTCGTAATAGGCAAACCCTTCTTCGATGCGGGTCAGGCGAAAGTCTGAAACGAGGCCGCTGAACCACCGCTTCGGGTCTCCTGCCTCCCCCTCAACCGAAATTGGCTTTCCAAGAAGCCTCAGGGCGTCGACGTTCGCGTCGGGGCTGATAAAACCGACGGTGAAGGCAAAACACCTGCTGATCTCGTCATGGCCGATAAGGTGCGTGAAGGTCAGCGTCGCTGGTCCAAGCGGCGTCTGGACGGTTGTCTTGCGTTGTTCGTCCATGCGGAGAGTGCCCCTGTCTCGTGACGCCGGCAGTCCTGGATCATGAACTTACCATAAAGACCCACCACCTCGAAAGACGCATGGCTATTGCACCGGGTCTATCTTCTGCGGGCAAATGATCCGGCGATAAATGCATCGGCCTGGACACGCAAAGCCATTTTTGGAGTGGCTTCCTCTAGGTTTGATCCTTTTTCCCCCATGCGAAGTTGCAAAGATTGCATTACTATGGAGGCATTATTCTTGCCGCTCATCAGGACAACGAAGTCAACAAGCTGGGTTTACCTGCCATGATGCAAAGAAGTTCCTACTTTCGGCCGAAATGGATATTCTTGGTTCCGCTGTTGGCGCTGTTCTTAACGGCATTCTCGCAGATGGCCTATGCGGAGCGCAAAGCCGCCATCGTGGTGGGGAACGGCGAATACGAATTTGCGCCTCTCGCTAACCCGAAAAACGATTCCAAGCTGATTGCCGCGACACTCACGGAGCTTGGTTTCGATGTTCTGCTTTTCTACGACGTCAAGAAAGCCGCCGCTGGCGATCTCGAAAATGCCATCCGCAGCCATCTTCTCGGCGCTGATCTTGCTATCCTCTACTACGCGGGACACGCGCTGCAGTACGAAGGGCGAAGCCTGCTGCTACCCGTCGATGTACGAACCGGATCTGCTAAGGAAGTCATCGATGACGCCATGGTTCTCAATGACCTCATTGACATCGTCAAGGACGACCCGGTCGGCGTCAAGCTGATCATTTTGGACGCCTGCCGCAATAACCCGCTCACCTCGGAAAAGGGACTGCGACAGGGATTGGCAAATATCGAGGCCGGCGCAGGTCAGGTTCTCATCGCCTTCGCCACAGGCGCCGGCGAAGTAGCTTACGACGGCACCGGAGTGAACAGCCCTTATTCTTTGGCGCTGGCCAATGCGCTTCAGCAGCCGGACCTCGACATCTACGACACGTTCCGAACGGTGCGCGGAGACGTGCGCCTTGCCACCAACGGATCGCAGATACCGTGGATCACAGGCTCCATCGAAACAAAATTCGTCCTAAAGCCGGGCGGCGCCGACAAACCAGCACCCGAGGTCCCGGGGGGCGATGGCGAGCTGACTATTGACCAGGTCCTCTGGTATTTCATTCAAGATAGCGCGGATCCAACGGATTTCGAACGTTTCGCCAAAGTGTTTCCGAAGAGCCAGCTTGCGGGTGAAGCGCTCAAACGTAGCAGTCTGCAGGTTGCAGAGTTGCAGAAGCGCGGGCTTTTTGTCAGCGGCGCACTTGCCGCCACCCCGATTTCCACCGAACCGCCGTCCGATGAGGCTACTGCAGCCGCTGGAGCGGAATTTATTTTTCAGCAGGCCGGCGAGCGCGCCGTCAGCGAGACTTTTCGTATCTGGCCACGCGAAATGCCCGACACGCAAAGCGGCATGAAGACGCTCGTTACGGATTGCGATCTATATGCAGCCGATCCCAACGATCCTCAACGCGTGGTACCCGGTGTTACGAACGGGCTGGTGAACGTCCGCGACGGACTGCGCTCTTGCGGCTATGCGCTCGCTGCAGACCCCAGCAACCCACGCCTGCAATTTCAGTTAGCCCGCGTCCTCGAAATAGCGAAACGCTATGACTGGGCGGAGCATTTCTACGAACTTGCCAGCCAGCAGCAATACAGCGCCGCTTTCGTCAATCTCGGTTACATGGCCCGGGCCGGTGTCGGCCGGGAGGTCGATTACAAGCGTGCCTTGGATTTCTACATGAAGGCGGCACCGCTCGGAAATCTCAGAGCAAGGACGAATGTGGGAACCGCTTACATCCGCGGTCAAGGCGTGCCTCAAAATCCCGAAGAGGGGATCCTGTGGTACAGACTTGCAGCATCAAGCGGCTGGTCGAATGCGATCACGGCGCTCGGCGACAGCTTCCGTCGCGGTACCGGCGTGAAGAAGGATGATGTGGAGGCGACGAGGCTTTATGCTGCAGCCGCTGATGCAGGTCAGATCGACGCCATGACGAATCTCGGCCGTGCCTATGTCAGCGGCTTGGGTGTCAAGAAAGATGTCAAGCGGGGCTATGATCTGATGATCCGCGCGACCGAAATGGGTAACCAATATGCGCCCTTCTACGCAGCACGCCTTCTCGTGAAGGGCGAAGGCAACGTTCCTCGCGATGCCAATCGCGCACTTGCCCTGTTGGAACTGTCGGCACGCCGAGGCTTCGAGGACGCCTATCTGGAACTCGCCAAGGGTTACGAGGCGGGCAGTTTGAGCCGTGGAAAGCCGGATTTGCAAAAGGCATATTTCAACGCAATGCTCGCCACTCGTTTCAAGGTCGAAGAGGCAGAACGGACCAGGTCTTCGGTGGGTGAAAAGCTGAACGCTGCCACGCGAAAGGAAATCGAGGCAGAAGTCGAGCTTTTTGTTCAGCAGAATGGACTTTGAGGAACGCAGGAATGGCTTTGCGCTGGATCATAGACAAAGTTGGCTGGTTTTTGCCGTTCGGCAGGCGCAGGAGAAATGCCCGGATCGTCGATCCGGGCGATGAGGAGGACAGCCTCCTTTATGTCCTGCAAGATCCGGACGAGGAAGCCAAGCCTAGGAGCCTTATTTCTGTCCTCGGCATGATGCCCGCCAATCTCTTCGAGATCCTTGATACGGCCGTGGAGGCTTGCAGGGCAAATGGCGAATTTCCTGTTGTCGTTCTGTCAGAACTCCGTCCCGATCTAATCGCTGCAAGTTCCGCCCCTTTGGAATTTCTCCCTGCCCGGGGCTACCTTCCTTCGCTCTCCCCCGAAATCTATGGAAGATACACTCGCCGGCGCTGGTCATTGATCCTCGCGAAATGGGACATCTCCAGCGAAATAACACTTTCATCGACTGTCGAGGAGTTTCTTGCCGACCAGCTGAGCGCCGATGCGTCCATTCGCTCACCTGCGAGCAATCGAGGCATGCAGCGGGCGGTCAGCGCGGATACTGAAGATAAGCTGCTCGATCGCATTCGCGGCCATGGCGGCGCCATTGACGTAACTCACGCGAGCTAATCGCCGGCGAACCTCGGTGCGGAAGGCCTCAGATAGCGCCAGATCGAGCGTTGTCTCCACACGATCGACCTCCGAGTACCGCAGGCAAAGACCCAAGCCTGCTGTTTGGGCATAAACAGCGCGAAGATGCTGGTCATCCATTTCCGGCGCTTCGTTGGGCACGAAGATCGAAGGGATTCCTCCCAAGATGCTTTCATGGAAGCTATTGTACCCGGCAGTGGTGATGAGAAGGTCGATCGCGCTGACATATTCAGCCAAAGGGTAAACGCTTGTGCGCAAAACGCCCGGCCATTCCTGCTTGGAAGGTTTCGCGAGCGGATTGAGAATCTGAACTGTTTGTATATTCCGCCTCACCAGGCCGGAAAAAATTAGGCCGGGCACATCCTCAAAGTCAAAGTTGCGTTGCGAGCCTAGTTGTACCGCGACAGTAAAGCGGCCCGGGTCGACACCTAGCTTGCTGGCAGCTTCGCTCCTGGGCAGTCCCGTCCCTGGATCCAACAGAAGCACAGGCGGGACGGCGACAGTCCCCAGCATATCGCGTGTCGGACCATGGTCTTCGTCATGAGCAAATTCGCCCGGCTCGATCACCATGTCGAATATATCCTGGGAAGCTGGGTCAAGGTCGTGGTCAAGGCGCCACAAGGCACGCCGGATCCAAAACCAGGCCAGATCGCGACGGCATTCGGCGACAGCAATCAATCCTGGAAACGGCCGGTTCCCATCGAACACCACCGCCGAAACATCAAACGCCTCCACGGCCGTCAACAGCTCTTGCGCATATGCCCTATTCCAACTGTCGTCCGTCACTCCGATCGCCAGGCCGGAAGGAGTATAGTCAACAGCGTGACCTCGCGCATAAGCCAATGCGGATCCGGACGATCGGGTAAAGAAAATAGGATCGGTGTCATCGGGAAGACGCTCTGCGATAGCCATCAGACGTGTGATATGTCCGAGCCCGATGCCGTTTGTCGCGACGAATAGTATCCGCCGCTTTTTGCCCATACGCCGTGGCAATGATCGGGGCGCCTTGCCTTCGGCGGTTTTGCCGGCTAGATGGCTGTTGCCCGCGGATCTGCTGCATTTCAGGGCGCAGGGCCGGGACAGTTCAAGATCATCGCATAGGCGTGCCATGCGGTGCGGGTATTGATCGATCGCAAACTTTCTCCGGACAAGCTCTCGCGCGGCATTTGATTGTTGGAGATAGGTCGAAGGTGAAGCGACAAATCGCTCGATGAGGTTCCGCGTTTCGGCAACGTTGCAATAGACGGCGCCATCTTCGAAGAGGCCTTCAAATGAAGGATCGAGCACCGTCACCAAACCGCTCGCCATTGCTTCCGCGATACATACGCCGAAGGCTTCCACCCACTGCGGGCTGTGAAAATAAACATAAAAATCAAGGCGCCTGAGAAAGTCCGATACGCTGTTCTGCGCGAATGGACTGATCTGCCAGTTCGAGCCTATCCAGGGTTGGATTGACGTCGGGGCTCCGCCCAACACCTTGATGGCGAAATTGGGTATGTCGGGATAGGCCGCCCGTAGCTCATCTGCGGAACTGGGCCATTTCGCCGGGTCCGCTCTCGTGTGGCGCCCCAAATTGACGGTACCTCTCGGACCTGTTCGCTGGGGAGATGCCCATTCACCAAGGTCAATCATGTTCCACAAATCGTGCCGGAGCAGCGCCGGACTTTCGGTTCCGATACTGTCGAACTGGGATCGAACCTTCGGGCCAACGGGAGCAAACATGACCGGAACACCAAAGAGCCGATCCAACACGCGTTCCACGACCGCCAGATCGTATTGCGGAACCCGATTGCCGTCGAACAGAGGATGATGGACCACACACACGACACGGCGAGGCTGCAAACGCACCGGCGAACTCGGCATTCGCTCGAACACTGCAGGATGGTGAGCCAGAAGAATGTCGCAGGTAGCGTCTTCGGATCCTGTGAGCCAAACAGTATTCGATTGCTCGATAGCTGTGGCTGTACGACTGTCGAAGACACCGAGCTCACGCGTGCGCTGCCCCAAAAAAGGCAGCAGGCCACAGCTCACCCCCCACTGTTTCGCCGCCTTCAGCTCAGCTCTCAGTGCGCTCGACGTACCGCCGTGAAATCGTGGGTCAGCAGCATGAACAACGTCAAAATGCACGGCTAACCCCAATATTGTGTCCGCTCAGCTTCGCGGCCTGCCGCCTCTCCCTCAACGAGATCGAAGAGCGTCCCCAAGTTCCAGATGCGACGGCACTTTGCTCCTTGAAAGACGCAGTCTATGAAGCAGGGCAGACAGCGCTAGTACACTCGCCGTCCCCAAAAATCTCGCCGAGGTTGGGTCGCCAATTTCCGTACTGTAACAGGCTGCTTTTGAACCGTCGTCCTCATCCTCTCGACGGCCAACGTCCCGTAACAGCTGCGAGGATATTGAGCGAGGAAAGCCTGGTAGGATTGACGTGTATTCAGCCTTTGTGCCCGCCGCCAAGCGGCAGATTCAGCTGCGCTCGGTCGCGCGCTTTGACAGTTGCTGGGATTGGGTGGCGCCGATGTTAGGTACGGCCAGGACGGCACACATCCCGTCAGAAAGACCGAGAAAAGGACGGCAACACGTTTCAGCATTTGAGAACGCTCCAATCCAGACAGGGCTAAAAACCCACAAGAAAGAGTAGAATAACTATCGCCAAATAACAAGCTCCGCGAAGGGCCGCAAACAGCGATCCGGTGCGTCTAGTGGTTGAGGTAAATGTGACAGCCGTAAGACTCTGCAGCTCTTTCGTTCAGTATTTCCATACGTGGGCGAGAGCGTCAGTTTTAAATATGACATCCGTGCACGATGGCCGTAAATTTGCAATCTCAGATTGATTCTTCGTCTGCTCGACATATCGCCGCCGCTCATCATCCGGAAGCCGACATCGACCTTTCCCCAAGCCGCGCGCATTTAAGCGTCCTCTTCGAAAGGGTCCGCCCTCGACCCGCGCTCGCGAATGTACGAGCGGATGATCTTTTGCTGGATGTCACCCAACGTCAGCATGCTCCTCAAACCGCACGCGCATTTTCTCAAAGCGCGCCTCTCAAATCCGCCTTGCTTCATCGGCTGTCAGCGCGTGCTCTCGCGTGCCCGACACGATGATTTCAAGAACCTCATGCTCGTCTGTGTGCTTGATGAAGCGATCGCCGACATACTCGCCCCGCTTCAGCACCATGACGCGGTCGCCCACGGCGAAGATATCGACCAGGCGATGCGAGATGATGATCTGTGCAACCCCCTGCTTCTTTAGCTCCAGCATGGTTTCGAGCAGGCGCTCGGTCGCCATCACGGAAAGGTTAGCTGTCGGCTCGTCGAGGACCACGACGCGCGGGCCAAAAGAGATGGCGCGGGCAATCGCCACCGATTGCTGGCGGCCACCCGACAGGCTTTCGACCTTTTGGTAGACGGAGTTCACGTCGACCTTGAGCCGTTTCAGCACTTTGTCAGCTTCCGCATACATCTTGCGGCGATTGACGAAAGGACCTTTGAGCGGCCAGCGGCCAAGGAAGATGTTCTGGCCGACATCCATGTTGCCGCACAACGCGAAGTCCTGGTAGATCATCTCGATGCCGACATCCCGGCTTTCGTGCGGGCTTTTGAAATGCACCGGTTGTCCGGCAACGAGGATCTCGCCAGCATCGCGCTGATAGGCACCGGTGAGGATCTTCATGAGTGTCGATTTGCCAGCCGAGTTGTCGCCGACAAGGCCGAGTATTTCGCCGGGATATAGCACGAGATCCACCTTGCGGAGGGCCTGCACCGCACCGAAGGCTTTTTCGATACTCCGCATTTCCACGATCGGCTCGGACGATGTTACGTCAACCATGAGCGATTTCCTTCCCGCTGCGCACTCTTGCGAGACGGGCGAGCAGGTGTCCGAAAATATTGGCTTGGCGTACCCATATGTCGATCAACACCGCGACGATCAAGATGAGGCCGATGAAGACGTTGATCCAATGCTGGGGCATGCTGAACCCCTGGACGTTGAGCTGCATGAGTGCACGCACGAGCGTAATCACGGCCGCGCCTGCGAGGGCGCCGATCATCGTGCCGTAGCCACCGAAGATCGAACCGCCGCCTATGATGACGGAAGCGATGGCGTCAAGCTCGCGGAACTGCCCGGCAACCGGGTTGAAGCTTCGAAAATAGGCGGCGTTGATGATCCCGGCCATGGCCGCACAAAGCGCCGCCAGCATGAGGGCGATGAAACGCACCTGGTCGGTGTTGATGCCGGCATAGGCGGCGGCGCGTATGTTGCCGCCGGTGGCACGGAGCTTGTGTCCGAACGGCATGTAAGCGAGTACGACGCCGGCCATCAGGGCGACGAAAAACATCCAGATCGTCTGGACGCTGACGACCTCGGCCACCGTGCGAAGGATGCCGGGCGGCAGCGAGATGCGGAAATGGAGGAGGATGTCATTCACCTTGCGGCCGAGCAGATTGTAGCCCTCCGGCCAGCCGGCCAGTTGCTGTCCGGCGACGAACCAGGCAGCCAGACCGCGGGCGATATAGTACATGCCGAGTGTGGCGATAAACGCCGGCAACTTGAACCCGACCGTGACGACGGCGTTGACGAAGCCTGCGGCCATTCCCGCAAGAAGGCCCATCGCAATCGCCGTGAATGGATCGGCGCCGAGGACTTTCAAAAAGTAGGCAGCCGTACTCCCGGAAAGGGCAAGGACCGATCCGACGGATAGGTCGATATCGCCCGCGGCAATGACATAAGTGAGCCCGATCGCGATCAGCGCCAACTCGGTATAGTTGAGCAGGATCGCGAAGCTGTTCGACAGGTTCCACCAGTAGTCGGGCCTGAGCGCGACACCCGTTAACCACAGCAAGACAGCCAGGATGATGGCAAGCGAATCACGCCGGCCAAGAAGCCTGCCGAAGGTGGTCGTCGACATCGCCGTGTCGGTTGCCATGGCGCCTTTGGTCTGAACGCCCTCGAGCGCGACGCCGCCAATCTCATAGGCGGGCGGCGGCGGCCTGCCGCGGAGCCACGCCCAGAAGCGCGTTGCAACCTGGCGCCGAATGAGATGGGGTTCAATCAGCACCGCGATGACCAGAAGGAGTCCGAGGAAGACTGGGACAGCACCGACCGGTAGCGAGAATACCGCGTTGACCGTGATTTCCTCATCGCCGATCTTGACCGTGCGCTTGATCGGCCAACCCTCGCGCAGCACCTTGTCGAGAAGGACAACCAGCAGTGCACCGAGGCATGACCCGGCCACGCGGCCACGGCCACCGAGGATTGAAGCGCCGCCGATGATTACTGCGGCGATGACCGTCAGTTCGCCGCTCACACCGTAAAGCGGCGTCACGCCCTTATCCTGCGCGGCGGACATCAAGCCGGCGAGCGTCGCGCAAAGCGAGGAGATCAGGTAGGCCCGGATACGCACCCAGTTCGTCGGTATGCCGGCATAAACCGCTGCCTGCTCATTCCCGCCTGTGGCGAAAGTCTCGTAGCCCCACCGCGTCTTGCCCAACACAAGGGCGCCGATCACCGCGACGACGGCGAAGATCGCAATCTGGTTGTTGAAACCGAAGACATTTGTTTCACCAAGGTGGAAGAACAACGGATAGTCTTTCGCCTTGCCGGGATAATAGATCGCTTGGCCGTGCGTGAGTGCAAGGACGAAGCCGCGGCCTATAAACAATACCGTCAATGTGGCAATGAACGCGGGCACTTTGAGGACCGTGACAAGCACGCCGTTCGCGAGCCCGATCACAATACCTAACGTCATACAGAGGATTATCGCTGTCAGGACGTTGAGGTCGAGAACGTTGGATGCAAACAGCCGGGCAAAGACGACCGCGACCAGGCCATAGGTTGAGCCGACCGAGAGATCGAGATCCTTGTTGACAATGACGAAGGTCATTCCGACTGCAATGATGGCCACCCGAGAGGTGTCGCGAAGTACGGCATGGAACGCCTCCGCCGATCCGAAGAAGGCGGGATTGACGATGGCGCCGCCGAGATAGAGGAGCACGAGCAGGCCCATAAGCCCCGCCTCCCAGCCGCCAATCAGTTGGGATGGTGCGCGCTCGTGCCGGGTCGTCGCGTGAGGCTCCATAGGCGTGTTCTATCCGGCTTTCGCATGCTGCGGGCAGATCGCCCGTCTCCCGCAGCGATTGTGAACGTTGGTTGCGACGTCAATTCTCGAAGCGCTTGCCAACATTTCCGACAGTCTCCTTGGTCACGAGCTGGGCGCGCGTGTCGAGATTGGCGGCCGCGATACCGCGATCGATCTGCAGATAGAGTTGCATGACCGGCCAGAAGCCTTGCAGGAATGGCTGCTGACCAAGCGCGCCGGTCAGGTCGCCGCTGTTCAACGCATCTTGCTGCGCGGGACCGAGGTCGAATCCATATGCGCAGATCTTGCCGGTCATGGCGGTCTGGGCGACCGCCTTGGCAAGGGCCGGCGTGAATACGTTGTTCCCGGCAAAGGCGCCAACCACGTCGCCGCGCGATTCAAACAGCGTGACGATACCGTTCACCGGATCATTCGGGTTGGTGTCGATGCCGGTGTTCTCCGGTCCTGCATCGACCTTGAAGTTCTCCAGCTTGCCTGCATCCTTGAGTCCTTTAACGATCGCGTTGAACGCCGACGTCACGCGATTGTTCACCTCGATGTTGCCCATCGCAGTCGACGAGGGCAGCACGATCGACCCCTTCTCAATGCCTTTGTCCGCCAAGCACTTGACGAGTGCCTCGCCGGCAATTGCGGCAGCAGACGCATCCTGGCCGGTATGGCTGAGCTTACTGCGGTTGAGAATGGTCCCGTCGAAGGAATTTGTGGTGGCAACCGGGATACCCTTCGCTTCGGCGGCTTTGACGATGTCGTTGTAGGCGCCAGCCTGCGGCGTTGTCATGATCAATCCGTCGATCGTCGGGTCCTGCACGATCTGGTTCAGGATTTCAATCTCGCGGGCGGGGTCATCGGTCGGTGATTCAGAGCCGAGCAGCAGGACCTTGGCGCCGATCAGATTGCCGGCAACCGTTGCGCCGACATAGACCGGATCGAAGAACCCATTGCCAGCCGTGTGCGTTACAATTGCAAAGGTCAGATGGCCATCGGCGGAATGGAAATCCTTCGTGCCGGCAGCCTCCTTTGCGGCTTCATCGAAATTGTAGCCGCCAACGGCTTTCTCGACGCTGCCCGATTGCGCGAAGGCATTCGAGACGCCAAGAGACACCGCCGCGGCCGATACCGCGAGCAACAAAATTCGCCTCATGATTGGTCCTCCCTGACCGGGGTCGGAAGGCCATTCGAGCGCACTTATCGAGTTGTTCGAATGCCCTCTTTCCCTATTTGCTAATATTCTAATATGCAGCGCAAATCACGCGGAAGTAAATGGCGAACTCATCATATTGGCGATTTTATTCAATCTCGAAGCGAGTCCGTTCACCGGGTTGAGAGAACGCGTCTGTCGGGCCGGTTGCGAACAATGCCAAGGGCTTGGGGTATCTTAGCGACGTCGTCAGGATCTCGGCTCATTGAGCAGGTTCGGCGATTGGAAGAGGCAACCCACCGGGAAGCCTAATTTGCCATCGGTGTGCTGACAAAGCCTGGACGACCCCTTATGAATTGCGCATGCAAAACGGCATTCTCATAAACGGCCCCGACGCCGCCGAGTTTACGATCCTGCTTGCTCATGGCGCCGGCGGTGCGATGGATTCGCCGTCGATGACGGCTGCGGCCGAAGCTCTGGCAGCCATTGGCTTTCGCGTCGCCAGGTTCGAATTTGCCTATATGGCGGTAAGGCGGACCTCCGAAGGCCGCAAGCCGCCGCCGCGCGCCGACAAGCTCATTGCCGAATATGGTGCCACAATCGAGCGGCTCGGCGTGCGCAGTCCTTTGATCATCGGCGGAAAATCGATGGGCGGCCGCGTTGCCAGCATGATTGCCGACGACCTTTTCGCCAAAGGCAAGATCGCCGGCCTCATCTGCCTCGGCTATCCGTTCCATCCGCCGGGCAAGCCCGACGAGCTCCGCACAAAGCATCTCGAAACGCTG from Rhizobium gallicum bv. gallicum R602sp harbors:
- a CDS encoding ATP-binding cassette domain-containing protein; protein product: MVDVTSSEPIVEMRSIEKAFGAVQALRKVDLVLYPGEILGLVGDNSAGKSTLMKILTGAYQRDAGEILVAGQPVHFKSPHESRDVGIEMIYQDFALCGNMDVGQNIFLGRWPLKGPFVNRRKMYAEADKVLKRLKVDVNSVYQKVESLSGGRQQSVAIARAISFGPRVVVLDEPTANLSVMATERLLETMLELKKQGVAQIIISHRLVDIFAVGDRVMVLKRGEYVGDRFIKHTDEHEVLEIIVSGTREHALTADEARRI
- a CDS encoding caspase family protein, which produces MMQRSSYFRPKWIFLVPLLALFLTAFSQMAYAERKAAIVVGNGEYEFAPLANPKNDSKLIAATLTELGFDVLLFYDVKKAAAGDLENAIRSHLLGADLAILYYAGHALQYEGRSLLLPVDVRTGSAKEVIDDAMVLNDLIDIVKDDPVGVKLIILDACRNNPLTSEKGLRQGLANIEAGAGQVLIAFATGAGEVAYDGTGVNSPYSLALANALQQPDLDIYDTFRTVRGDVRLATNGSQIPWITGSIETKFVLKPGGADKPAPEVPGGDGELTIDQVLWYFIQDSADPTDFERFAKVFPKSQLAGEALKRSSLQVAELQKRGLFVSGALAATPISTEPPSDEATAAAGAEFIFQQAGERAVSETFRIWPREMPDTQSGMKTLVTDCDLYAADPNDPQRVVPGVTNGLVNVRDGLRSCGYALAADPSNPRLQFQLARVLEIAKRYDWAEHFYELASQQQYSAAFVNLGYMARAGVGREVDYKRALDFYMKAAPLGNLRARTNVGTAYIRGQGVPQNPEEGILWYRLAASSGWSNAITALGDSFRRGTGVKKDDVEATRLYAAAADAGQIDAMTNLGRAYVSGLGVKKDVKRGYDLMIRATEMGNQYAPFYAARLLVKGEGNVPRDANRALALLELSARRGFEDAYLELAKGYEAGSLSRGKPDLQKAYFNAMLATRFKVEEAERTRSSVGEKLNAATRKEIEAEVELFVQQNGL
- a CDS encoding glycosyltransferase codes for the protein MHFDVVHAADPRFHGGTSSALRAELKAAKQWGVSCGLLPFLGQRTRELGVFDSRTATAIEQSNTVWLTGSEDATCDILLAHHPAVFERMPSSPVRLQPRRVVCVVHHPLFDGNRVPQYDLAVVERVLDRLFGVPVMFAPVGPKVRSQFDSIGTESPALLRHDLWNMIDLGEWASPQRTGPRGTVNLGRHTRADPAKWPSSADELRAAYPDIPNFAIKVLGGAPTSIQPWIGSNWQISPFAQNSVSDFLRRLDFYVYFHSPQWVEAFGVCIAEAMASGLVTVLDPSFEGLFEDGAVYCNVAETRNLIERFVASPSTYLQQSNAARELVRRKFAIDQYPHRMARLCDDLELSRPCALKCSRSAGNSHLAGKTAEGKAPRSLPRRMGKKRRILFVATNGIGLGHITRLMAIAERLPDDTDPIFFTRSSGSALAYARGHAVDYTPSGLAIGVTDDSWNRAYAQELLTAVEAFDVSAVVFDGNRPFPGLIAVAECRRDLAWFWIRRALWRLDHDLDPASQDIFDMVIEPGEFAHDEDHGPTRDMLGTVAVPPVLLLDPGTGLPRSEAASKLGVDPGRFTVAVQLGSQRNFDFEDVPGLIFSGLVRRNIQTVQILNPLAKPSKQEWPGVLRTSVYPLAEYVSAIDLLITTAGYNSFHESILGGIPSIFVPNEAPEMDDQHLRAVYAQTAGLGLCLRYSEVDRVETTLDLALSEAFRTEVRRRLARVSYVNGAAMAANAIEQLIFSIRADRPLHASIARR
- a CDS encoding type VI secretion system Vgr family protein, giving the protein MDEQRKTTVQTPLGPATLTFTHLIGHDEISRCFAFTVGFISPDANVDALRLLGKPISVEGEAGDPKRWFSGLVSDFRLTRIEEGFAYYEAELRPWLWLLGNTTDCRIFQNMNVVEIVEQIFSKYKPAKFEKRLQGSYEAREYCVQYDETDLDFVQRLLEHEGIMYFFEYGEGEHTLILADAMNKLKPAPGYATVKFRAEGEPLRRDQEYITEWVLTSSVQPGTYAHTDYDFTKPGADLMAQSAQPFAHAQSQGEYYRHPGAHLTVGRGDTVAVVRREEIQAAHQRIAAAGTVRGLASGCNFKLENFPRKDQNTEHVVLRADYRLFDPGYRPAVYAEEESFRATLQIAPTSATYRPPRTTRRPIMRGPQTATVVGPSGEEIFTDKYARVKVQFHWDRLGKKDQNSSCFVRVSQTWAGGGWGFIQIPRIGQEVIVDFLEGDPDRPIITGRVYNGKEMPPYELPGNATQSGLKTNSSPGGGGWNELRFEDKAGSEEVYFQAQKDHNLLIKNDRSKLVQHDQADRIDNNAKHSVGVNLDEDVGNNKTTKVGVDRTVNIGSNDTETVGINRSLTVGADETIEIGANSTETIGSNHTQTVGIVQTVTVGAGRIDTVGASEARSVGAAQMNSIGASRSVSVGISQSHDIGTSDSWEIGADQSIEIGGGQTSEIGKGRSAKIGEDDATEIGGARAVKIAKGSAVEVGEDGVIKIGKDLLIEAGDSIVIKCGSAAIAMKKDGTISIEGKDISVRATGKFNGKASGEVVWKGSKISHN